The following proteins are encoded in a genomic region of Mycolicibacterium confluentis:
- a CDS encoding ABC transporter permease, producing MTEPVNVNSVSEAAFSSRRTLVLRRFLRNRPAVVSLVLLVLMFVACWALPPLLPWSYTDLDYYALQHPPSPSHWFGTNALGQDLFAMTLRGMQKSMLIGVCVALISTVIAAAAGAVAGYFGGWRDGVLMWIVDLLLVVPSFILIAIMTPRVKEAGSVIALIVLLSVFSWMISSRMVRGMTMSLREREFVRAARYMGVSNSRIITRHILPNVASILIIDATLNVGLAILAETGLSFLGFGVQPPDVSLGTLIADGTASVLTFPWVFLFPAGVLVTIVFCANLIGDGMRDAVDPGSGALRRKRGRR from the coding sequence GTGACCGAACCCGTCAACGTCAACAGCGTCTCCGAGGCCGCGTTCAGTTCGCGGCGCACGCTGGTGCTGCGGCGGTTCCTGCGCAATCGCCCCGCCGTGGTCTCACTGGTGCTGCTTGTGCTGATGTTCGTCGCGTGCTGGGCGCTGCCGCCACTGCTCCCCTGGTCCTACACCGACCTCGACTACTACGCGCTGCAGCATCCGCCAAGTCCCAGCCACTGGTTCGGCACCAACGCGCTGGGCCAGGATCTGTTCGCGATGACGCTGCGCGGCATGCAGAAATCGATGCTGATCGGCGTGTGTGTGGCGTTGATCTCCACGGTGATCGCGGCGGCAGCGGGTGCGGTGGCGGGCTACTTCGGGGGCTGGCGCGACGGCGTCCTGATGTGGATCGTCGATCTGCTGCTCGTGGTGCCGAGCTTCATCCTGATCGCGATCATGACCCCTCGGGTCAAAGAGGCTGGCAGCGTCATCGCGCTGATCGTGCTGCTGTCGGTGTTCAGCTGGATGATCAGCTCACGCATGGTGCGCGGCATGACCATGAGCCTGCGGGAACGTGAATTCGTCCGGGCCGCACGGTATATGGGGGTATCCAACAGCCGGATCATCACGCGGCACATCCTGCCGAACGTGGCCTCGATCCTGATCATCGACGCGACTCTCAATGTGGGCCTGGCAATTCTGGCCGAGACCGGTCTGAGCTTCCTGGGCTTCGGCGTGCAGCCGCCCGACGTGTCGCTGGGCACGCTGATCGCCGACGGCACCGCCTCGGTGCTGACCTTCCCGTGGGTGTTCCTGTTCCCCGCCGGCGTGCTGGTGACGATCGTGTTCTGCGCCAACCTGATCGGCGACGGAATGCGCGACGCCGTCGATCCCGGATCCGGCGCCCTGCGGCGGAAACGAGGCCGCCGATGA
- a CDS encoding ABC transporter family substrate-binding protein: MTLRRTTAALLCAGLLLSGCSTPNEDVPAAGGDAEVSATADINPQDPATLRQGGNLRLALSGFPSNFNNLHIDGNLGEVNSMYKPTLPRAFFIAPDGETTVNTDYFTSVELTKTDPQVVTYTINPKAVWTDGTPITWEDLAAQIHATSGKDPAYQFAAPNGSERVASVTKGVDDRQAVVTFAKHYADWKGMFAGNSMLYPKSMTSTPEAFNKGFLNGPGPSAGPFMVTKVDRTQQRIVLSRNPKWWGEQPVLDTITYTVLDDAAVVPALQNNSLDAAGMASLDELTIARRTPELSIPRAPANSWYHITFNGAPGSLLNDPKLRAAIAKGIDRQAITTVSQRGLVNNPVPLNNHIFVAGQEGYQDNSTPFDAEAAKRELDELGWRQNGRFREKDGKQLKIRDVFYDGKSTRQIAQIAQNNLAQIGVNLELVPAAGGSLFKDFVTPGNFDIVQFAWGGDAFPLSGLTQIYASGGESNYGRIGSPDIDAKIEQTLSELDPAKARDLANELDKLIWEVTFSLPLFQSAGNVAVRKNLANYGPAGIGDLKYTAIGFMK, translated from the coding sequence ATGACGTTGCGACGCACGACCGCGGCCCTGCTGTGCGCTGGCCTACTGCTTTCGGGCTGCTCCACCCCCAATGAGGACGTGCCCGCGGCGGGCGGCGACGCCGAGGTCAGTGCCACCGCCGACATCAACCCCCAGGACCCGGCGACCCTGCGCCAGGGCGGCAACCTGCGACTGGCGCTGTCGGGGTTCCCGTCGAACTTCAACAACCTGCACATCGACGGCAACCTCGGCGAGGTCAACTCGATGTACAAGCCGACCCTGCCGCGCGCGTTCTTCATCGCCCCCGACGGGGAGACGACGGTGAACACCGACTACTTCACCAGCGTCGAACTGACCAAGACTGATCCGCAGGTGGTCACCTACACGATCAACCCGAAGGCGGTCTGGACCGACGGCACCCCGATCACCTGGGAGGACCTCGCCGCACAGATCCACGCCACCAGTGGCAAGGACCCGGCCTACCAGTTCGCGGCCCCCAACGGCAGCGAGCGCGTCGCGTCGGTGACCAAGGGCGTCGACGACCGGCAGGCCGTCGTGACGTTCGCGAAGCACTACGCCGACTGGAAGGGCATGTTCGCCGGCAACAGCATGCTCTACCCGAAGTCGATGACGAGCACACCCGAGGCGTTCAACAAGGGCTTCCTCAACGGCCCAGGCCCCTCGGCGGGACCGTTCATGGTCACCAAGGTGGACCGGACCCAACAGCGGATCGTGTTGAGCCGCAACCCGAAATGGTGGGGCGAACAACCGGTGCTGGACACCATCACCTACACGGTTCTCGATGACGCCGCCGTCGTCCCTGCGCTGCAGAACAACTCGCTGGACGCCGCGGGAATGGCGTCGCTGGACGAACTGACGATCGCACGCCGCACACCCGAGTTGTCCATCCCCCGCGCCCCCGCCAACAGCTGGTACCACATCACGTTCAACGGCGCGCCCGGGTCGCTGCTCAATGATCCGAAGCTGCGCGCTGCGATCGCCAAGGGCATTGACCGCCAAGCCATCACCACGGTGTCGCAGCGTGGCCTGGTCAACAACCCGGTGCCGCTCAACAACCACATCTTCGTCGCCGGACAGGAGGGCTACCAGGACAACAGCACACCGTTCGACGCCGAAGCGGCCAAGCGGGAACTGGACGAACTGGGTTGGCGGCAGAACGGTCGGTTCCGCGAGAAGGACGGTAAGCAGCTCAAGATCCGCGACGTCTTCTACGACGGTAAGAGCACGCGCCAGATCGCCCAGATCGCGCAGAACAACCTGGCCCAGATCGGCGTGAACCTCGAGTTGGTTCCCGCGGCGGGCGGCTCCCTTTTCAAGGACTTCGTCACCCCGGGCAACTTCGACATCGTCCAGTTCGCTTGGGGCGGTGACGCTTTCCCGCTCTCGGGCCTGACCCAGATCTACGCCTCGGGGGGTGAGAGCAACTACGGCAGGATCGGCAGTCCTGACATCGACGCCAAGATCGAGCAGACGCTGTCCGAGCTCGACCCGGCCAAGGCGCGCGATCTGGCCAACGAACTGGACAAGCTGATCTGGGAGGTGACGTTCAGCCTGCCGCTGTTCCAGTCGGCCGGAAACGTCGCGGTCCGCAAGAACCTGGCCAACTACGGCCCGGCAGGCATCGGCGACCTGAAGTACACCGCGATCGGCTTCATGAAGTAG
- a CDS encoding beta-class carbonic anhydrase encodes MTVTDEYLANNAKYAETFSGPLPLPPSKHVAVVACMDARLDVYRILGLGDGEAHVIRNAGGVVTDDEIRSLAISQRLLGTKEIILIHHTDCGMLTFTDDEFKRSIQDETGLKPEWAAESFPDIEEDVRQSLRRIEASPFVTKHESLRGFVFDVATGKLNEVTL; translated from the coding sequence ATGACCGTCACTGACGAATACCTGGCCAACAACGCGAAGTACGCGGAAACCTTCTCCGGTCCGTTGCCGCTGCCCCCGAGCAAGCACGTTGCTGTGGTGGCGTGCATGGACGCTCGCCTCGACGTGTACCGGATCCTCGGTCTCGGTGACGGTGAGGCGCACGTCATCCGCAATGCGGGTGGTGTGGTCACCGACGACGAGATCCGTTCGCTGGCCATCAGCCAGCGGCTGCTGGGCACCAAGGAGATCATCCTCATCCACCACACCGACTGCGGCATGCTCACGTTCACCGACGACGAGTTCAAGCGGTCGATCCAGGATGAGACGGGCCTGAAGCCCGAATGGGCGGCTGAGTCCTTCCCCGACATCGAGGAGGACGTGCGGCAGTCGCTGCGCCGGATCGAGGCCAGCCCGTTTGTCACCAAGCACGAGTCGCTGCGTGGCTTCGTCTTCGACGTGGCCACCGGCAAGCTCAACGAGGTCACCCTCTAA
- a CDS encoding ABC transporter ATP-binding protein, translated as MSSLLEVTDLSVTFPTDGPAVRAVRGVDLTVAPREVVAVVGESGSGKSATAMSIIGLLPEYADVTGSVRLHGQELLGQSDAALSQVRGKAIGTVFQDPMSALTPVFPVGDQIAEAITIHNPGTTKAAARRRAVELLDLVGIAQPERRARAFPHELSGGERQRVVIAIAIANDPDLLICDEPTTALDVTVQAQILDVLKTARDVTGAGVLIITHDLGVVAEFADRAVVMYAGRAVETAPVGALYRDRQMPYTVGLLGSVPRLDAPQGTRLVPIPGAPPSLANLPGGCPFAPRCPLVIDTCREAEPPLIEVGPSHRAACIRPDDVAGRSAAEIYGVATAPETVAAPSSEGTSAVRVRDLVKTFALTKGVVFRRHIGEVRAVDGISFDVPRGRTLAIVGESGSGKSTTLHEILEMQTPQSGTIEVLGTDVATLDKSGRRALRRDLQVVFQDPVASLDPRLPVSEVLAEPLQANGFTKSDTQERVAELLTLVGLSRSDASRYPAEFSGGQKQRIGIARALALQPKILALDEPVSALDVSIQAGILNLLLDLQDRFGLSYLFVSHDLSVVKHLAHRVAVMFQGSIVEEGDADAVFGNPRHEYTQRLLAAVPRAELR; from the coding sequence ATGAGCTCACTGCTCGAGGTGACCGACCTCTCGGTCACCTTCCCCACCGACGGCCCCGCCGTGCGCGCCGTGCGCGGCGTCGACCTGACCGTCGCACCGCGCGAGGTGGTGGCCGTCGTCGGCGAATCCGGATCAGGGAAGTCGGCGACCGCGATGTCCATCATCGGCCTGCTGCCCGAATACGCCGACGTCACCGGATCGGTGCGCCTGCACGGTCAGGAACTGCTGGGCCAGAGCGACGCCGCGCTGTCCCAGGTGCGTGGAAAGGCCATCGGTACGGTCTTCCAGGACCCGATGTCGGCGTTGACGCCGGTCTTCCCCGTGGGTGATCAGATCGCCGAGGCCATCACGATCCACAACCCCGGCACCACCAAGGCCGCCGCGCGCCGACGCGCCGTCGAACTGCTGGACCTCGTCGGCATCGCCCAACCCGAACGCCGGGCCCGCGCGTTCCCCCATGAACTGTCCGGCGGTGAACGCCAACGCGTGGTCATCGCGATCGCGATCGCCAACGACCCGGACCTGCTGATCTGCGATGAGCCCACCACCGCACTCGACGTGACGGTGCAGGCGCAGATCCTCGACGTGCTCAAGACCGCACGCGACGTGACCGGCGCCGGCGTGCTGATCATCACCCACGACCTGGGTGTGGTCGCCGAGTTCGCCGACCGCGCGGTGGTGATGTACGCCGGGCGGGCCGTAGAGACCGCCCCAGTGGGTGCGCTTTATCGGGACCGGCAGATGCCCTACACCGTCGGGTTGTTGGGTTCCGTGCCCCGTTTGGACGCCCCGCAGGGAACCCGCCTGGTGCCGATCCCGGGCGCACCGCCGTCCTTGGCCAACCTCCCCGGTGGCTGCCCCTTCGCGCCGCGCTGTCCCCTGGTGATCGACACCTGCCGGGAGGCCGAACCTCCGTTGATCGAGGTCGGACCCTCCCACCGGGCGGCCTGCATCCGCCCCGACGACGTGGCAGGGCGCAGTGCTGCCGAGATCTACGGTGTGGCCACCGCCCCGGAGACCGTGGCCGCGCCGTCCAGCGAAGGCACCTCGGCCGTGCGGGTGCGCGACCTGGTCAAGACGTTCGCGCTGACCAAGGGTGTGGTGTTCCGCAGGCACATCGGTGAGGTGCGGGCCGTGGACGGCATCAGCTTCGACGTGCCCCGCGGTCGCACGTTGGCGATCGTCGGCGAGTCGGGGTCCGGCAAATCCACTACGCTGCACGAGATCCTCGAAATGCAGACTCCCCAGTCGGGCACCATCGAGGTGCTCGGCACCGATGTCGCCACACTCGACAAGTCCGGGCGCCGCGCCCTGCGGCGGGACCTGCAGGTCGTCTTCCAGGACCCGGTGGCCTCGTTGGACCCTCGGCTGCCGGTATCGGAGGTGCTCGCAGAACCGCTGCAGGCCAACGGTTTCACCAAGTCGGACACCCAGGAGCGAGTCGCCGAACTGCTGACGTTGGTGGGGCTGAGCCGCTCCGACGCCAGCCGGTACCCCGCCGAGTTCTCCGGCGGGCAGAAGCAGCGGATCGGCATTGCCCGCGCGTTGGCGCTGCAGCCCAAGATTCTGGCGCTCGACGAACCGGTGTCGGCGCTCGACGTGTCGATCCAGGCCGGGATCCTCAACCTGCTGTTGGACCTGCAGGACCGCTTCGGGCTGTCCTACCTGTTCGTCTCGCATGACCTGTCGGTGGTCAAGCACCTGGCGCACCGGGTGGCGGTCATGTTCCAGGGCAGCATCGTGGAGGAGGGTGACGCCGACGCGGTTTTCGGCAATCCGCGACACGAGTACACCCAACGGCTTCTGGCCGCGGTGCCCAGGGCCGAACTGCGCTGA
- a CDS encoding ABC transporter permease, with amino-acid sequence MTRFLLRRSLKYAVLLAIASFLTYCLASLSFNPLDSLLERNPRPSDAVIAAKAAELGLDQPIPLRYANWASGAIRGDFGTTVGGQPVSDELWRRIGVSLRLVFLGVVFGAALGVVAGAWSAVRQYRISDRVITVLALLVLSMPTFVIASLLILVGLYGNSFLGAQIFEYTGETSPDAVGGAWNQFVDRLQHLMLPTATLALGAFAGYSRYQRNAMLDVLGQDFIRTARAKGLTRRQALFKHGLRTALIPMATLFAYGVSGLVTGAVFVEKIFGWHGMGEWVVQGITNQDTNVIAAVTVFTGAVVLVAGLLSDVIYAVLDPRVRVQ; translated from the coding sequence ATGACCCGGTTCCTCCTGCGTCGCAGCCTCAAGTACGCGGTGCTGCTGGCCATCGCGTCGTTCCTGACGTACTGCCTGGCCTCGCTGTCCTTCAATCCCCTCGACAGCCTCCTGGAGCGCAACCCGCGACCGTCGGATGCCGTCATCGCGGCCAAGGCAGCTGAACTCGGCCTCGATCAGCCCATCCCCCTCCGCTACGCCAACTGGGCGTCCGGCGCGATCCGCGGCGACTTCGGCACCACCGTGGGTGGCCAACCGGTGTCCGACGAACTGTGGCGGCGGATCGGGGTCAGCCTGCGCCTGGTGTTCCTCGGCGTGGTGTTCGGGGCGGCCCTGGGCGTGGTGGCCGGCGCGTGGAGCGCGGTGCGGCAGTACCGGATCTCGGACCGTGTCATCACGGTGTTGGCGCTGCTGGTGCTCAGCATGCCGACGTTCGTGATCGCGAGTCTGCTGATCCTGGTCGGCCTGTACGGCAACTCCTTCCTGGGCGCGCAGATCTTCGAGTACACCGGCGAGACGTCCCCCGACGCCGTCGGCGGGGCGTGGAATCAGTTCGTCGACCGCCTACAGCACCTCATGCTGCCCACCGCCACGTTGGCGTTGGGTGCGTTCGCCGGTTACAGCCGCTACCAGCGCAACGCGATGCTCGACGTGCTGGGCCAGGACTTCATCCGCACCGCGCGTGCCAAGGGACTGACCCGGCGGCAGGCGCTGTTCAAGCACGGCCTGCGCACCGCGCTGATCCCGATGGCCACGCTGTTCGCCTATGGGGTGAGCGGACTGGTCACCGGCGCGGTGTTCGTCGAGAAGATCTTCGGCTGGCACGGCATGGGCGAATGGGTGGTGCAGGGCATCACCAACCAGGACACCAACGTGATCGCAGCCGTCACGGTGTTCACGGGGGCGGTGGTGCTGGTGGCCGGCCTGCTCTCCGACGTCATCTACGCCGTCCTCGACCCAAGGGTGCGTGTGCAGTGA
- the cysD gene encoding sulfate adenylyltransferase subunit CysD encodes MTSQSTQPAVGKYELSHLRALEAEAIHIIREVAAEFERPVLLFSGGKDSIVMLHLAIKAFAPGRLPFPVMHVDTGHNFDEVIATRDALVDQYGIRLVVASVQEDIDAGRVVDNGPSRNPLQTVTLLRGIRENRFDAAFGGARRDEEKARAKERVFSFRDEFGQWDPKAQRPELWNLYNGRHRKGEHIRVFPLSNWTEYDIWAYIGAEEITLPGIYYAHTRPVFQRDGMLLAVHEYMQPRDGEEVFETSVRFRTVGDVTCTGCVESTAVTVDEVIAETAVSRLTERGATRADDRISEAGMEDRKREGYF; translated from the coding sequence ATGACCAGTCAGTCGACACAGCCCGCCGTGGGCAAGTACGAGCTGAGCCACCTGCGCGCGCTCGAGGCCGAAGCCATCCACATCATCCGGGAGGTGGCCGCCGAGTTCGAGCGGCCCGTCCTGCTGTTCTCCGGCGGCAAGGACTCCATCGTCATGCTGCACCTGGCGATCAAGGCCTTCGCCCCGGGCCGGCTCCCGTTCCCCGTCATGCACGTGGACACCGGCCACAACTTCGACGAGGTGATCGCCACCCGCGACGCGCTGGTCGACCAGTACGGGATACGCCTCGTCGTGGCCAGCGTGCAGGAGGACATCGACGCCGGGCGAGTGGTGGACAACGGCCCGTCCCGCAATCCGCTGCAGACCGTCACGCTGCTGCGCGGCATCCGCGAGAACAGGTTCGACGCCGCATTCGGCGGGGCCCGCCGCGACGAGGAGAAGGCCCGCGCCAAGGAGCGTGTGTTCAGCTTCCGCGACGAGTTCGGCCAGTGGGACCCGAAGGCCCAGCGGCCCGAACTGTGGAACCTCTACAACGGCCGGCACCGCAAGGGTGAGCACATCCGCGTGTTCCCGCTGTCGAACTGGACCGAGTACGACATCTGGGCCTACATCGGTGCCGAGGAGATCACGCTGCCGGGCATCTACTACGCGCACACCCGTCCGGTGTTCCAGCGCGACGGCATGCTGCTCGCGGTGCATGAATACATGCAGCCACGTGACGGCGAGGAGGTCTTCGAGACCTCGGTGCGCTTCCGCACCGTCGGCGACGTCACCTGCACGGGCTGTGTCGAGTCCACGGCGGTCACGGTCGACGAGGTGATCGCCGAGACCGCGGTGTCGCGGTTGACCGAACGCGGCGCGACGCGTGCCGATGACCGCATCTCGGAGGCCGGGATGGAAGACCGCAAGCGGGAGGGCTACTTCTGA